The Strigops habroptila isolate Jane chromosome 13 unlocalized genomic scaffold, bStrHab1.2.pri S16, whole genome shotgun sequence genomic interval gcttccctctccccaggcaCGGTTCCTGCCTAGGCTTTCGTTGTCCCCGTGGCACTGCTCTGTGCACCTCTGACAGAGCTGGCCTCCATGCCCTGCAGTGCCTTGGCTGTACAAGCCTCCGGCTGCTtccctggcagctctgctgccctggctgcccaGCACTacacttccttctcctcttcctcctcctccctcctctcgTCTCCACcctccacagcagagctgtgcagccaTGGCAGGGCACACTGCCACAGACCAGAAGGTGCATGGGCCACcaagagcagggctgcagccgACATGCTATAGCAAAGCCTTGGCAGAGGCCTGCCCTTGGAATAGGACTGAAACTCCTCTGTCCTGCAGTGGCCTTTCCTTGCTCCACCAAAGCTCACCCACCACTGAGTGCATATTTCACAGCCACCAACGCCCACAGTGTCAGACACAGTGGTTTGCGTATAGGTCCTTCTTGATCAGATGGAAGCAGTGCTGGTAACATCCTCGCTGGCCGGCGCTGCTGCTTGTGATCCTGGAAGAGGCTTTTGCTCGACATCAATCTTGGGAGCCTCTGTGCCTTAGAGGCTTTCATGGAACTCACCATTGTGCAACAGATCCGCTCCCTAGAGCCGAGGAATTGAATACAAAGCTCTGTAGTCTCGTGTGCGGAGCAACACTACAGGTCTAATCAGGACACATGCGGTGGGATCCGATTCTGTCTGGAGAGATCAGATCCATGGTCCCTGGAATGCaatcccagcctgctgctctcCGCACCATGAGAGCTGTCAGCAGAAGACCCCCTTCGCCTAGGGGCTGCAGGAAGTCAAAGGAAGaaagggcagtgctgggcaaggGAAAACACCAGATATGTTTGGAGATCCTTCCATGACGGactcctccccaccaccacagAAATGGGTTGTTCCTGCTACCTTTTTGAGGAGGCAGGTCGCTGCTCCTCGCAAAGCCCAGTGGGTCCATGGGGAAAGTCTCCTACCACAACAAGGGCAAAGTCTCACATCTTGACCGAGaccctcctgcctctcccctctcccagtCATGCCCAACCTATGGTCCCACTCAACCCCACAGCGCTGATTTTGCTTGGGGCTGCAGAGAGGCACCAGCCATCGGGGATTGACCCGGGacatgagaaaggaaaggatgtTATCCTTGTCCAGACCCGTGGCTCTAGAATTTGCTTCTCCCACCCACAGCTGGGCCATCAGCCCCCAGCTGGCCCAGGTCTGTCCTGAAGCTGGTCCACACTCACCTTTGCAGAGATGAGTACTCCGGAAGCCAAAGACTCAGCTTGTCCTCTGGGCTCTCCTCATCCTCTCCTGGTGTCTCTCCACCACTTGGG includes:
- the UBE2G1 gene encoding ubiquitin-conjugating enzyme E2 G1 isoform X4 — its product is MALQAQVCVCTEEEEKRKLWDSLRKKCQKARAKVATPKAWKEKREQWEVQGPAFVAFPSGGETPGEDEESPEDKLSLWLPEYSSLQRRLSPWTHWALRGAATCLLKKVAGTTHFCGGGEESVMEGSPNISGVFPCPALPFLPLTSCSP